The sequence AAGATAAGCAGATGCTTGCCTGGAGTGAGTTGGTTGCATATTTTTCTGATATTGTTAAACTCCTTGCCCATGGTTATCTTACTTTTAGCTTCCATGTTTTGTTCATGGGCAAAGAATATTTGCTCCTTCAGAAGGAGCAGAAAGCTTGCCTTAAAGGGGTGCAGAGCTATCTATTTGGAGATAACATATTTGGTGCTGTAGGGACACAGGCTTTCTTGACTTGATTGAGTTAACCAATATCTCTTTCATCCAGCATCATATATGTTTGAAACGGGAATATCCATACTAGAACCGTGCAACAATGGGCcttgttatattttatatgaGATATGTGCTAACCATGATTAGCAGTCAGTGTTCCTTATGCTGGAACAGAGACTTTCTTGACTTGTCCAAGTCGATTATTGGCACTTTCTATTCACTGTCTTATTTCTTTGAAGTGAAATATTCTTATACTACACTCCTCAATTTGCAACAATTTGCGCTATCACTTTTGATAGGTGACATTAACTGCCTGAGGTTACACTAATGTATATTTCTTGTTGCAGTGATGTCTGCTGTGAGTGGTCTGGAGGATGAAATAGAAGGAATTAGTACAGGTGGGTATCTTTGTTTTCACTTAAAGTATTTAAGATTTGTTTATTACCAGGATTTCAAGTGAAAGAACTGAGAGCAGGTCTGTTGTGTGATTCTGAGTTTTTATGTTTCCTTATGATATCTCATCAATCATAAAGAAGTTTCTAAATGCATCAATATTTTGGAGGGGATTGATTTGTTGGACATTTTTCCTTGGAGCAGCATGACTTCGACAGTGACATCTTTTGTTATATCTCTTTAAGATATAAATTTGATGCCTGTCCACATGGATCATTTGGTGACCACACTGCATTAAGCTGGACTGCCTGAACAATCTAATTAGTCACCGCATTACAAGATACAGATTTAAGACTAATTAGCGTTTGCATTTTGAACCATCTGATTgatgcattttctttttctatagaCTTTAGCTAATGAAGAGATGTGGGTGACAGACCAATATTAGCATTTTGAACAGGGTAGTTTATAATCTGAATGGTTCTTTTTCAGGTGTTGTAGTTGTTATTTCAATCGTGATCCTTGCGTGTTTGTTTAGCATACAGCAGTTTGGGACTGGTAAAGTTGGTTTCCTGTTTGCTCCTGTACTTGCTTTGTGGTTCTTTTCTCTGGGATCTATTGGAATTTACAATATAGTCAAGTATGATATTACTATTGTAAGGGCATTCAACCCAGCTTATATCTATTTATTCTTCAAGAGGAACAGCACAGATGCATGGTCAGCTCTTGGTGGTTGTGTTCTATGCATTACAGGTACATCTCACCTTCATATCCTTCACTAAACTGGAAAAATTTTATCGATATCTGTGCCAACCAGCAGAGATTTTCAGATCCCCCCTAATAGAGATAAGATTATACCtactttgtttttgaaatatccTAACCTCATcagctgcatttttttttttttttaaatacccAAGTGTTTCTATAGAAGTGGAAACCTGGAAATCATTGCATCACCCAAAATCTTAGGTTTAAATGTTCCATTTAACTCAAGTTGTATAACAACCGTGACAAACAGAACCGGTAATTAAGTCAAACAAGGAGaggggttggggggggggggggaggactaaaaaatttagtattttgtGCATCTCTGGTTTTCTGTTTATCTCTCACACTGCCACCACTACAAGGCGGGATGGGGCAGGGGGAAGGGCTTACAATTTTGCTCAACTCTAGTATggagcaagatcaggataagTAGATATCTATGGCTGGGAGTGCAGGGTGAGGTATCCATCCTGGCCTGTCCCGCTCTGCCCCATTGCCATTTCTTGGCTATGATGCCTAAAGTTCATAATAGTTGGTTTGACCTAAACTGGAGgggtattttattttgtaagttAAAAACCTATCTCACCAAGGGCTTTCTGAGATGATCTGCTGGCTAATAAGTATGctgaattatttttcttttcttgatagGTGTTTTCACCTAATTTGGTGGTTTTACTGTGCTGGTAGATACCATGAAAGAATAAGCCTTTTCTGGAAATTGTTAATGAACTTTTAATAAATCCAATGAATGATAGCTTCCATGTCAGAATGAGAAATGGCCTtttgttcttccttttttcAATTTGTGCCATAAACTTGCAGAAAGGAGCCTCTTTGTTGAGATTTCTTGATGTTGTTGCAGGAGCGGAAGCAATGTTTGCTGATCTAGGCCATTTTTCTGTACAAGCCATACAGGTATGTTTCTGCACTACCTCAATTTTATTTCTTCCTTGAATAACTTCATGGATTTGCTTTAATGGAAGGTTATTGTAATTAACCATACTACTTACACAGATTGCCTTTACTTGTGTGGTGTTTCCCTGTCTTCTCTTGGCTTACATGGGCCAAGCTGCTTATCTGATGAAATCGCCTGAATCTGCAGATAGTATATTCTATGCCTCTGTGCCAGGTGACACTTTCTAATGACATGGCTTCTTATATTTGTCCAAATTACcgtaatattttatgttatattCAAGAGAAACGTGTTTATATTAAGCACTCATATTTACACTTCTGATCTTGGAACTTGGGAACAAACAGATGCTCTATTCTGGCCAGTTTTTGTGTTAGCAACCCTTGCTGCCATGATTGCCAGCCAAGCAATGATATCTGCTACATTTTCATGCGTAAAGCAATCAATGGCTCTCGGATGCTTTCCAAGGCTGAAGATAGTTCACACCTCAAGAAAGCGAATGGGTCAAATTTACATCCCTGTAATGAATTGGTTTTTAATGATCATGTGCATAGTTGTAGTTGCTATCTTTCAGAGCACCACAGATATCGCCAATGCATATGGTTAAGTatcttcctcctcttcttcctGGGAAGTGTCTTTTAAGAAAATAGTAGAAGGTTTTATACAGAAGTTCTACACTGCATTATGCCTTTTCAATCGATTTACATATTCTAATGTTTTTCATCaaatatattgtgaaaataatcCGTGTATGTTTGAGACCTGGAGGTCAGTAGTTATTGCTGGAATTACAGTATATGCTTATCTTTTCACTCAGCACGTGATGCTTCACTGCTAGACACACTCTTTTCGTTTCCTCAATAAATTGTGTCATTTTGTGTTGACCTTTGCATGGTACTAAATGGCTGAATTACATATAGGTTGATGATGGCAAATAATCCCTTGAATCCCAAAGTCGTTGATCTACTATTGGACAGGAccattaatgtttatttattaacaACATAGGGAATTTTTGGTTCACACATACGAACACTATCCTATGGAAGTAATGTCTACTAAAACCattcaatttgttcttgcaggCATAGCTGAAGTTGGTGTCATGATTGTGAGCACCTCCTTGGTTACACTTGTAATGCTTCTAATCTGGCAGAAGAACCTGTTTTTGGCTCTCTGTTTCCCACTTGTTTTTGGATCAGTAGAGCTCATCTACTTGTCAGCTGTGCTAACTAAAATCAAAGAGGGTGGTTGGCTTCCACTTGTTTTTGCTACTTGCTTCCTCTGTGTGATGTACACTTGGAACTATGGGAGTGTGTTGAAGTACCGGAGTGAAGTCAGAGAGAAGATATCCATGGACTTCATGCTTGAACTAGGTTCAACCCTTGGCACTGTAAGAGTCCCAGGAATTGGATTGCTTTACAATGAACTTGTCCAGGGGATTCCCTCCATCTTTGGGCAGTTCTTACTGAGCCTTCCAGCTATCCACTCTACAATAGTGTTTGTTTGCATTAAATATGTCCCAATCCCAGTGGTTCctcaagaggaaagatttttgTTTCGAAGAGTTTGCCCAAAAGACTACCATATGTTCCGTTGTGTTGCTCGATATGGTTACAAAGATGTCCGGAAGGAAGACCATCATGCATTTGAGCAACTTTTGGTTGAAAGCCTAGAGAAATTCTTAAGAAGGGAGGCTCAAGATCTTGCGTTGGAGAGCAATTTAAATGAGTTGGAGTTTGATAGTGTTTCAGTGAGGTCGAGGGATTCTGGAGCCCCTGGTGTTGATGGGAATGATGAGCTTAGGATTCCATTGATGCAGGATCGAAGATTGGAAGAAATAGGAACTTCTATCTCAGAAGTTTCCTCGGCTTTGCTATCAAGTGTCACGTCGCAGGATGAAGACCCAAGTCTGGAGTATGAGCTTTCAGCTCTTCGAGAGGCAATGGATTCTGGATTTACTTATATGCTGGCCCACGGAGATGTGAAGGCAAAGAAAAACTCGTTTTTCTTGAAGAAATTGGTTATAAATTACTTCTATGGATTCATGAGGAGGAACTGTAGAGCAGGTACTGCAAACATGAGAACACCTCACATGAATATCATTCGAGTGGGAATGACATATATGGTGTAATCTGTTTGTCATGTTTTAAAACTGCCTTATTCATTGACTTTGTATTCCCATTGCAATCTCTATGCTGGACCCTTGATAAAGGTTTTTGAAACTAAACTAGGAATGATAAAATCTTACCATGGTATTGGCTTCCTGTTGTAACTCTGAGAATCCATTATAGGTTTCTTTTGTCTTCAATGCACATTCTCTTCTATCTTCTCTTATCCATTCTGTGATGTTTGATGTCAAGAATATATTGGTACAAGAATGCTAGAACTTCTATTCTTATCAGATCTCTTTGTTGCCTTTGGAGATTTCCATTTACTGTCTTCGTGTCTTAGTTGTTACTTGTTAGTGCTGTGTTGTGGTAATGTTGTTTTGATTGCTGGTTTGGTTTGGCTGTGTGGTGTTTGCATTGTTCTGGTATTTTTGCTGGATTGTTGtacttttttttgtacttaatactcccttgtttattaataatattttttatttatctctcTGTCTCACACACgcatacacacatatatcacAAGCAGTAAATGTATTCCTATTCTCTGGGGATTATACTGAAATTTTGCCGAACATGGAGCGAGAACACAGTAAAACAAAAAGCCATGCTTATCTGTTGTGCTTCACCTTAGCTTTGAGCATTTGCACCAATTCATATAAATAGCATAAAGTTCAAAATATAGCTAATGAAGCCCAAAAATCACATTAGATCATGAACCAGTTATGCAAAATGAGATTGTGTTACGGTGCTTGAGCAAATATACAAGTCATTGTAGCTTATtcaagatgatttttttttctttgtgtttcttGAGAGTGAAGAAAGAGAGTGGATGGTAGTTATgtgtgaagagagagaaacaaattttaaaaatcaaggaAATTTGATATCTTAATGAAATAGAGTATATGATAGATAATCAGATGtgagtgttttaaaaaatagttagttaaaataaaaatgggttCTTATtctgaaataaataataatttttgcaCAAGTTGATGCAAATGTTAAAAGCATTTTATTCCACTTTCAAATATTTTGGACTTGGGTTTAGTTTGGTTGAGATTATTTTCACACAATAAACTCAAAATAAGCTGATCCAAATGCATACTTATATATTTCCAACTTCACAGTTGTGTAGTAACTTGCAAATAGTAAGCTTCTCCAGTATAGAACAAGTCATGCTCAGGGTTATtcatcagaaaaagaaaaaggaaatcatGCACATTGTTTATTGCAGTATCTCTCTCTTGCCAGTGGTGCTGGCAATTACTACATTTCTTTACCACCACATATTTGGAGTCCTCAGTTGAATCCTTGTGGAAAGAAAGATATTAGTTGTTGGGCCAATTTTGGATGCTTTTCTTTTAGCAAGAAATGCAAAAGCAGCAACAACCTTTTTGACTTTATTGCCTTTCAAGGACTTTGATTCTTTTAAATTAtcagcataaaaaaaaataaataaataaataaaaagcagaCATTTGCTTTAGGATGTATGCTACTGGGGAGATACCTTATGTCCTAGTCATAAACTTACCATTCATATTAGGccctgaaaaggaaaaaaaaagaaaagaaatgttgcATGTTACTATCATATatcttttgtcaaaatttgtatCTTCCATTCCATGATTGAAAATTCAATGCAACATTTCATTTTACCAGCAAAATATACTAGTACTATGGGAGGCTAGAAGTGGtgccttattattattattattattattttcttttgttaaatatataccccattctctctctctctctctctctctctctctctcattgctTCATTCTTTTCGTTTCTATGCTTGCTTACTTGTTTGTCTTGttgtaatttgactaatttcTTCTCTCCTCTGCGCTATAAACATGGTTATGTTTTCTACTTAAATTTATAGACcccttctccctttttttttttttccttttcttcttgtgCTTTTAGTTTTTCTACATCTAATTATACGGCTAACGCgggcttcttttttctttttctttttttatactataaattcttgttttttttcctgattCTTAATAATTTCATGATTTATGACTAATGTTGTTCTTTTCATAAACTACTTAGAGggtatatataagaattattggGCTAGAGTTAGGTATACATGagattacaaaataattagGGCTCTTGGGCCATTTCACATAATTAACTAAATAACCCAACATCCTTAACAAAAGTATTGTTAGAGGTGGGGTTAAGTAAAAATGACGTTACTTTAATCATAATTTGTCAAGTCAACAGTTGAAaaaagattgtaaatttttttcccgTCAACATCTTATAGGTGGTTGTGTTTCTAAGAACTTCTATGCCTAGCAAAATTTTGGCAGATTAGGATTCAAAAGAGGGTTTAGCTTTTGGCAGGACTGGTTAATATATGATCAGATGGGAACTGTTAATGAATAAACCTTTGCTTAATCACATGAGCTTTATAGGTTAAAAATGTTGCATCTTGTGAAAAAactccaataaaaatttgtaaacgTATGCACAGAAACAGAGTTTTGAAACTGTCTCATGGTACATACTTATCAAACGAAAATAATACTTACTATTATTTCCAACTTTCCTCGAGGCAAAATTTAGACGTAAATATTAACACAAATTACCTAACTAGAAAACGTAAGGCAGGGGCATTTCCAATTTGGAAGCAGCACACCTACTACAAAGTTTCTATCTCAAAATGACATTTAAATAGTaaactaaaatttctttttgacaTCCCAACTCCCATTAAAGAATGACAAAGGAGATTCCTTAATAATTAGAGTTGTGCATGGATCACGTAAAGTTGGGTTCGGACTTAAAACTTAGGGGTAATTTTCTACCCAACCCGGTCTTCTTAGGTCAAGAAATATCTAACCCAATCTAATCTATCGTAACTCTAAAAACCAATCCAAAGTTgctataaaaaattgaatttcattcaactatttaaattcactattcaataaataattacaattttcacaattgaacctaatattttaaattaattaaaactcaGTTTCAAAATACCAAATTAAATCAAACTAACAAtcagcttctcaaaaaaaaaaaaatcaaac comes from Castanea sativa cultivar Marrone di Chiusa Pesio chromosome 3, ASM4071231v1 and encodes:
- the LOC142628236 gene encoding putative potassium transporter 12, with product MEEHDGIEESSGRLTGSSVNGGGGGSDSRWVDGSEVDSESPPWSLLDESETREEQGSLRRRLVKKARRVDSFDVEAMEIAGDHGHHTKDISMWYTIALAFQTLGVVYGDMGTSPLYVFADVFSKVRIKSHVDILGALSLVMYTIALLPLAKYVFVVLKANDNGEGGTFALYSLICRYANVNMLPNRQTADEQISSFRLKLPTPELERALKIKDSLEKRSSLKTLLLLLVLMGTSMIIGDGILTPAISVMSAVSGLEDEIEGISTGVVVVISIVILACLFSIQQFGTGKVGFLFAPVLALWFFSLGSIGIYNIVKYDITIVRAFNPAYIYLFFKRNSTDAWSALGGCVLCITGAEAMFADLGHFSVQAIQIAFTCVVFPCLLLAYMGQAAYLMKSPESADSIFYASVPDALFWPVFVLATLAAMIASQAMISATFSCVKQSMALGCFPRLKIVHTSRKRMGQIYIPVMNWFLMIMCIVVVAIFQSTTDIANAYGIAEVGVMIVSTSLVTLVMLLIWQKNLFLALCFPLVFGSVELIYLSAVLTKIKEGGWLPLVFATCFLCVMYTWNYGSVLKYRSEVREKISMDFMLELGSTLGTVRVPGIGLLYNELVQGIPSIFGQFLLSLPAIHSTIVFVCIKYVPIPVVPQEERFLFRRVCPKDYHMFRCVARYGYKDVRKEDHHAFEQLLVESLEKFLRREAQDLALESNLNELEFDSVSVRSRDSGAPGVDGNDELRIPLMQDRRLEEIGTSISEVSSALLSSVTSQDEDPSLEYELSALREAMDSGFTYMLAHGDVKAKKNSFFLKKLVINYFYGFMRRNCRAGTANMRTPHMNIIRVGMTYMV